In a genomic window of Malassezia japonica chromosome 4, complete sequence:
- a CDS encoding protein S-acyltransferase (TransMembrane:3 (i17-36o225-245i266-291o); COG:I; EggNog:ENOG503P2ZM), which produces MALLDSFRQQPRATFRCVWVSLSCLYLAYMMGWSYYMACMEPPGSASHGLSDSLGERRRGPGSGIWWQQSRERVASAAFLSANVADEDAEGDTSLPYSQSSSFRVSAAKAVPIKSGHSELHDRHVDLATTFRFCKKCPQVTLTEAMLRLPPELRLVEKRNRRHHLLQAKQQAANDDAQSERIHSMESTLPPELFTENDDEGETEIRAWLGDDAQNMCVGIGNERYFILFMLWFALGTCVLGVAGWPLMKKALWGKEPWNFRFAPRILFIMIYAKAVVMGAVVFVLALWHLYLVSQGETSVESQDNSHYRAMAKERNDRFVNVYDMGFIRNLQIFFNVGPGMNYRYYTLLLPLRIEPYSDGWHWAKGSGLAGHHMGIKTEEEFTDDDGA; this is translated from the exons ATGGCGTTGTTGGACAGCTTCCGCCAACAGCCCCGCGCGACGTTCCGGTGCGTGTGGGTGAGTCTGAGCTGCCTCTACCTAGCCTACATGATGGGTTGGTCCTATTATATGGCATGTATGGAGCCGCCGGGCTCTGCGTCGCACGGCCTGTCGGACTCgctgggcgagcgccgcagggGGCCCGGGAGTGGGATCTGGTGGCAACAAAGTCGAGAGCGTGTCGCCAGTGCGGCCTTCCTTAGCGCGAatgtcgccgacgaggacgcggagGGCGACACTTCGCTGCCATACTCGCAGTCCAGCTCGTTCCGTGTTTcggcggccaaggccgtGCCGATCAAGAGCGGCCACTCGGAACTTCACGATCGGCATGTAGACCTTGCCACGACCTTCCGGTTCTGCAAAAAGTGTCCCCAGGTGACGCTTACCGAGGCTATGCTTCGTCTTCCGCCCGAACTGCGGCTCGTGGAAAAAAGGAACCGCCGCCACCATCTCTTGCAGGCCaagcagcaggccgccAACGACGATGCACAGTCGGAACGCATCCACAGCATGGAGTCGACTTTGCCTCCTGAGCTCTTCACCGAGAACGACGACGAAGGTGAGACGGAGATTCGTGCGTGGCTGGGTGATGATGCACAAAATATG TGCGTGGGCATCGGAAACGAGCGCTACTTTATCCTTTTTATGCTGTGGTTCGCACTTGGAACGTGCGTCCTGGGCGTGGCGGGCTGGCCGCTGATGAAAAAGGCGCTCTGGGGCAAGGAGCCGTGGAATTTCCGCTTCGCTCCGCGCATCCTCTTCATCATGATCTATGCCAAGGCGGTCGTGATGGGCGCTGTCGTTTTCGTCTTAGCACTGTGGCACTTGTACCTCGTATCCCAAGGTGAGACGAGTGTTGAGAGCCAGGACAACTCGCACTACAGAGCGATGGCCAAAGAGCGTAATGATCGCTTCGTTAATGTCTACGACATGGGATTCATTCGAAACTTGCAAATCTTTTTCAATGTCGGGCCTGGCATGAATTACAGATACTATACCCTCCTCCTTCCTCTTCGCATCGAACCCTACTCGGATGGCTGGCACTGGGCCAAAGGCTCGGGACTTGCCGGTCATCACATGGGCATCAAAACCGAGGAAGAATTTACCGATGATGACGGCGCCTAG
- a CDS encoding uncharacterized protein (EggNog:ENOG503NZ4I; COG:U) — MASRPSWDYILKFIIIGDASVGKSSLLVRLTEDRFLVDSDATIGIEFGSHIITLDSGERLKLQVWDTAGSEQFRSITRSYYKGAAGCLLVYDVTERDTFEHLPTWLHDVREQAEENATIALVGNMADRPDTQRVVTHDEAAAFAQENNLLFFETSAKTGENVAQVFHAVASAILARYKADPPERRREATVNPTQSQESTACCSVM; from the exons ATGGCGTCGCGGCCCTCGTGGGACTATATCCTAAAATTCATCATTATTGGCGATGCGTCCGTAGGCAAATCTTCCTTGTTGGTGCGCCTTACGGAGGATCGTTTTTTGGTTGACTCTGATGCAACGATCGGTATTGAATTTGGCTCTCATATAATCACGCTTGACTCGGGTGAGCGTCTCAAGCTCCAAGTCTGGGACACAGCCGGCAGCGAGCAGTTCCGCAGT ATTACGCGCTCGTACTATAAAGGAGCGGCAGGGTGCTTGCTTGTCTATGACGTGACGGAGCGCGATACATTTGAGCATCTGCCTACGTGGCTGCACGACGTGCGTGAGCAGGCCGAAGAGAATGCGACAATTGCACTCGTCGGCAACATGGCCGATCGCCCCGATAcacagcgcgtcgtgaCGCACGATGAAGCGGCAGCCTTTGCGCAAGAGAACAA TCTCCTCTTTTTCGAAACGAGTGCCAAGACCGGCGAGAACGTCGCCCAAGTCTTCCATGCTGTGGCAAGCGCGATTCTTGCGCGATACAAGGCTGACCCCcccgagcggcgtcgcgaggcgACCGTCAACCCGACGCAGTCACAAGAGTCGACGGCGTGTTGCTCGGTGATGTGA
- a CDS encoding uncharacterized protein (TransMembrane:11 (i49-73o93-115i122-141o147-167i179-204o216-235i275-293o313-334i341-359o365-388i442-464o); EggNog:ENOG503NXDP; COG:E; COG:G; COG:P) produces MSTFCKSSIGRDPTHGLFRLPDKAERERLRGGAPVNPLKIFVMLNTMQWAWFLCGLFCWIMDSYDFFSVSMSVSKLAVMYFPTENQDDAVKKVNYAIMLTLLFRSLGAVIFGLIADRCGRRWTLSANMVIVAALSLGTAYCDTYSKFLAVRSIFGIGMGGIWGMSTATSLENMPTAARGLFSGILQQGYAMGYLIAAAVNLGWANKARNGRGEWEVLFYLGAGLSLLAAIVRALLPESPKFVEQKRLRSLRPVSKNPMKQFFVETGKMLKVHWPMCIYAILLMTGFNFFSHSSQDLYPTMLQKAKMLTANQSSIATIISNCGAITGGMIAGYLSQYIGRRLAMLLFVIFAGCMIPAWILPNSFSGLAAGGFFVQVGVQGAWGVIPVYLSEISPAAFRATFPGLAYQLGNMASSAASTIETRGGENIRIADPKHPGKTIADTATVSAILLACVVGYLTVLIIFGVERRGDELSIDDEVDATNAEEAIAQREGHDIEAAHGASNAHDDLIIDNQKYEHVNDARFGGGSPTSEKKLQV; encoded by the coding sequence ATGAGCACCTTTTGCAAATCGTCTATTGGCCGCGACCCTACTCATGGACTCTTCCGCCTGCCTGACAAGGCGGAGCGCGAACGTCTCCGTGGTGGCGCTCCGGTTAACCCCCTCAAGATTTTTGTCATGCTCAACACTATGCAGTGGGCTTGGTTCTTGTGTGGTCTCTTTTGCTGGATTATGGACTCGTACGACTTCTTCTCGGTGTCGATGAGTGTGTCCAAACTTGCCGTGATGTACTTCCCTACGGAGAATCAAGACGATGCCGTAAAGAAGGTCAACTACGCAATCATGCTTACGCTCCTCTTCCGTTCGCTCGGAGCTGTGATCTTTGGCCTGATTGCCGACCGCTGTGGCCGTCGCTGGACGCTGTCTGCCAACATGGTTATTGTCGCTGCGCTTTCGCTCGGTACCGCTTACTGTGACACGTACTCCAAGTTCTTGGCCGTCCGCTCCATCTTTGGTATTGGTATGGGTGGTATCTGGGGTATGTCGACTGCAACTTCTCTGGAAAACATGCCTACGGCCGCGCGTGGTTTGTTCTCGGGTATTCTTCAGCAAGGGTACGCCATGGGCTATCTGATTGCTGCTGCCGTGAACCTCGGCTGGGCCAACAAGGCACGCAATGGCAGGGGCGAGTGGGAGGTGCTTTTCTACCTTGGTGCTGGTCTCTCGCTCCTCGCTGCCATTGTTCGTGCTCTTCTCCCAGAATCGCCCAAGTTTGTGGAACAGAAGCGCTTGCGCAGTCTCCGTCCCGTGTCCAAGAACCCCATGAAGCAATTCTTTGTTGAAACGGGCAAGATGCTCAAAGTCCACTGGCCGATGTGCATCTACGCGATCCTGCTCATGACTGGCTTCAACTTCTTCAGTCACTCGTCGCAAGACCTGTACCCCACGATGCTGCAGAAGGCCAAGATGCTGACCGCCAACCAGTCGTCGATTGCCACGATCATTTCGAACTGTGGAGCGATTACTGGTGGAATGATTGCGGGTTACCTTTCGCAGTACATTGGGCGCCGTCTGGCGATGCTCCTCTTTGTGATTTTTGCCGGCTGCATGATCCCCGCGTGGATTCTGCCCAACTCGTTCAGTGGCCTTGCGGCAGGTGGCTTCTTTGTCCAGGTCGGTGTCCAGGGTGCATGGGGTGTTATTCCCGTGTACCTGAGCGAGATCTCGCCTGCTGCGTTCCGTGCCACGTTCCCCGGCTTGGCGTACCAGCTTGGTAACATGGCCAGTTCGGCTGCGTCTAcgatcgagacgcgcgGTGGTGAGAACATCCGCATTGCCGACCCCAAGCACCCTGGCAAGACGATTGCCGACACGGCCACTGTTAGTGCCATCCTGCTTGCCTGTGTCGTTGGCTATCTCACTGTGCTTATCATCTTTGGTGtggagcgtcgcggtgATGAACTCAGCATCGACGACGAAGTGGACGCGACAAATGCCGAAGAGGCCATTGCCCAGCGCGAGGGCCACGACATTGAggctgcgcacggagcTTCTAACGCCCATGATGACCTGATTATCGACAACCAGAAGTATGAGCATGTGAATGATGCACGCTTTGGTGGTGGAAGCCCCACGAGTGAAAAGAAGCTGCAAGTGTAA
- a CDS encoding uncharacterized protein (EggNog:ENOG503NUI2; COG:A) translates to MSNNFGTEQDKVNCSFYFKIGACRHGERCSRRHVEPTSSRTILLSNVYQNPRHLNPNCQLTDAELQAEFDDFYQDVFIELSKLGELVEMHVCDNVGDHLIGNVYARYESEDDAQHAIDALNRRWFNSRPIFAELSPVSDFREACCRQNETNECNRGGLCNFMHLRHPTPELLRELQHELQVENRERRREKYAKESFMRLGWKERLAAQEAEAARNQLPAPPAPPRNWREGKSGGDWRAAPEAAEAPTAAA, encoded by the coding sequence ACAACTTTGGGACGGAGCAGGACAAGGTGAACTGCTCGTTCTACTTCAAAATCGGCGCATGTCGTCACGGGGAGCGGTGCTCGCGCCGGCACGTCGAGCCGACTTCGTCGCGGACGATCCTCTTGTCGAACGTCTACCAAAACCCCCGCCACCTCAACCCCAACTGCCAGCtgaccgacgccgagctccaggCGGAGTTTGACGACTTTTACCAGGACGTGTTCATTGAGCTGAGCAAGCTGGgtgagctcgtcgagatgCACGTGTGTGACAACGTCGGCGACCACCTCATCGGCAATGTCTACGCACGCTACGAGTCGGAGGACGACGCACAGCacgcgatcgacgcgctcaaCCGCCGCTGGTTCAACAGCCGGCCGATCTTTGCGGAGCTCTCTCCGGTGAGCGACTTCCGCGAGGCGTGTTGCCGCCAAAACGAGACCAACGAATGCAACCGCGGCGGTTTGTGCAACTTTATGCACCTTCGTCACCCCACTcccgagctcctgcgcgagttgcagcacgagctccAGGTGGAAAACCGCGAGCGGAGACGCGAAAAGTATGCCAAGGAGAGCTTTATGCGCCTCGGCTGGAAGGaacgcctcgccgcgcaggaggccgaggcggcacGCAATCAGCTGCCGGCtcccccggcgccgccgcgcaacTGGCGCGAGGGCAAGAGTGGTGGCGactggcgcgccgcgcccgaggccgccgaggcgccgactGCTGCTGCATAG
- a CDS encoding uncharacterized protein (TransMembrane:2 (o37-58i70-93o); EggNog:ENOG503P920; COG:S), translated as MAADLSAYQAVQVSAIKLIQDAFRSAPDLRPLVPVDAMAPIAAVCLGMAFVLAFYFTMLPGGKLSLSKNVVGLVGSLFAGAGVVALFNAVGVYV; from the exons ATGGCAGCTGACCTCTCTGCGTACCAAGCAGTGCAGGTGAGTGCAATCAAACTTATTCAGGACGCTTTCCGTTCCGCACCGGATCTGCGGCCGCTTGTCCCGGTCGACGCGATGGCGCCGATCGCGGCGGTGTGCCTCGGCATGGCCTTTGTGCTTGCCTTTTACTTTACGAT GCTCCCGGGAGGCAAACTCTCGCTGAGCAAGAACGTTGTGGGTCTCGTGGGTAGCCTGTTTGCGGGCGCTggcgtcgtcgccctctTTAACGCTGTGGGCGTGTACGTATAG